A segment of the Leptospiraceae bacterium genome:
TCAGTATACAACTATTTATCAGCGCGGATACAGAACTCCCTTTACTCAGAGAATTTTATTTATGATTAATGGAATTGTGGATAATCATCTGTATATGCAGTCTGCAGACTTTTCAAGGCAATACCCGTTAACCAATATAAAACGAATCGAGGTTGTATACGGTCCTGCCTCTGCGGTTTATGGTCCGAATGCATTCCAAGGTGTTGTAAATATAATCACTAAGGATGGAAAGGATCAAAACAAACCAGTGGACGGCAAAGTTAGCCTGCAAGTAGGACAAAATAATACGTATTCAATAGACGGAAGCGCTAATGTGAGAAATGGAGATTTTTATGCTTCTGCTTCTGGAAGAGGTTTTAGAAGTGATGAGCCTGATATGTCAAAGAGGAGTGGTTTTAATAATAGTTATTGGACTGGGAACACAGATGTTTGGGGACCAATTTTATTTCAAAAAGGAAGTGATGGGAAAAGTCTCGGGACTTACCGCGATCCAAGTAGAGATTACGGAGGATTAGCCTCTGTAGGTTATAAAGGCTGGAAGGTAGGGACTATTTTTTGGGATAGATATGAAGGGTATGGGGTACAATATCCGGGAGAACATACTCAGACGAATACATTCTGGAAAATTAATTCCAAACAGCTTTATGTAGAACAAACGGAACAATGGAGTGAAAAGTTTAAAACTTATTCTTTATTACTTTACAGAGAGAGTGATACTTGGGGACATTGGGCGGAGGCTTATCCTGATTCACCTCCAAAGGATAAAAATTCATTCATTAGTTATACCAGTTGGAATTCTCTAAATAGTAGCGTGTTGACTTACCAAAATTTTGAATATAAAGCCACTTCCTATTTACAAATCCTAGGCGGATTAAAGTATGAAGGCAAAAGGCTAACAAAAAATTATGATATTCCTGGATACTACAACGCATTTAGCACCTATCCTGAATTAAATAATAGTAAGTATTTTCCAAATGGATTTGGAGTAGGGTATAGCACTGATCTGTATTACCTGCGTCCACCCGATCCTAAAAAACAAATGCCTGAGTCAAATCGGATAAATACGGTAGATACAGGATCATTTTTAGTTTCGATAATTGATATAGGCAAATTTCGATTTTCCCCTGGCGTGAGATATGATAAAAATTCTCTCTACGGTCAGTCCATCAATCCTCGGATAACAGCAATATACCATTTCTCAAATAAAACTACTTTCAAATTACTTTATGGTGAGGCATTCAATGAACCAGCTCCTATTTTACTTTTTGGGGGTTGGAATGGGAGAGCGTCGAATCCAAACATGAAACCTGAAAAGGAAAGGTCACATGAAGTTATCGCCATGCACCAGGCTGGTCGTTTTTTTCATGAGACTTCTCTTTATTATTCGCGTTATGAAAATGTAATCAAAGAAGAAGCAGAAAATGCGGGCAAAAGAAAAATATACGGGATGGAATACAAAATTCGTGCTAAATTTAAAAATTTTATTTCAGAATCTACACCGATAGAAGCCTATCTATTTTATACTTATACAGAATCGCAAAGTAGCATTTACTACGACCACTCGGCAGGCAAATGGAAAGAAGGTGATACTGCATTAGGACGATATGAGTCACTTAATACAACACTTTCTGCGCAAATTCCCCGAACGGAAAGTTATAAAACTTTAGGCGATATTGCTAGGCATAAGGTGCAACTAGGATTCAATCTACCGATAGGCGAAAGATACAACTGGAATTTAAGAGGAATCTATACAGGACCTAAAACTTTGTATATGCGAAATGCTCTTCGAGATGAGGGTAAGACTATTAGTCCTCAGTTTGTATTGAATACTGCTTTTATTGTAGATTTTAAGTTATACGGTTTTTTAACTCTAAAGATTTTAAATCTACTTAATCATAGTTATAATCATCCCGGAATTGAAGGTGCTGATGGGGGAGATAATTATTACAAACGTGCACTCGGATTTCGCAATTCCTTATTGCCACAACCTGGTAGGTATATACAAATTAGTTGGACGCTTGAATTTTAGTGTAAAGAAAGAAAGCGATTTTTCGCTTTCTTTTGGTCGAGGTTGTCGGATACGATTCAAAAAAACTCGTAACACGATAAGTTCGGAAATAGTTGTCCTGCATACATAAAAAACTAAATACTATTCAATAAATTCAGTTTTACTCATTGGATTTGGATGCAGAAATTGTCCGTAGATCCACCCTGTTTTTCCGTCTATGGAAACTTTAAACCAATAGGCGGAGTAGAGTTTATCAATCTTATCCTCTTTAGCTGATTTCTCTAAAATTTTTACTTTAGTTCGATCTGAGGACGAAAAAAGTTTTTTGGATTTGTTATTGGCAGATTCCCTGACGTTAACGGATTTTCCGTAGACAAATGCATTGTCTCCTACTTTCAAACCTGTGGAGTATACTGCTTTGCCCCAATTATCACACATGGTCAATTCAGATTCTCTTGCCTCTTTAATAAATTCTTTATCACAAATATCTGCAGAACCTGTTTTAAATTCATGTATAGATTGGCCTTGTTCATTTCTGAAAAGTTTTCCTGTGTAGTTTTGAAAGGCTGTATCGTTTTTGGTAATTGATTTGTTTCCCTTTGAACAATCTTCTAAACTACTAGATTTACATTCTATTAGCCCCTGTGAATCTCCTTCCGACCAAATATAACAAACGCCATTTTCTTTAGCAGTGAGGGTGAGCGTAAATATAAATGCAAAATATATTGTAAAATTTAATGCGATAGTTGTCATTTGAGCCATTTTAGAATGTATCGTTTTTCCAAATATTAAAGTAATCATTTAAAATTCACCATTCGTAATTCAAAACTATTTGAATCATCCTTTAATTTTATTTATAATACTCGTACTCGATTTGCCAGCTACGAACGGAAGAATTTTAACAACTCCGCCGTAAGAGATAATTGTATTGTATTCCGGCATTTCTTCGGCGATATAGTCCCCACCTTTTACATGGACATCCGGTTTCATAATTTCTAAAATAGATACAGGAGTATTTTCCGAAAAAATTGTTACAGCATCTACGAATACAAGAGAGGCAAGTAAAATAGCGCGATCCTCTTCTGAATTGATGGGGCGATGTTCTCCTTTTAATTTCTTTACTGACAAATCAGAATTAATCCCTACCCAAAGAAAATTTCCAAGTTCACGAGCCTGCGAAAGATAAGTTAAATGACCTAAATGAAGTATGTCGAAACACCCATTTGTGAATACGATTGGTTTTGCGCTAAGTGTATTTTTGAAATCTAAAACATTAGAAAACGAAATGATTTTTCTTTGAATAGTCTCTAGTATCATTCTAAGAGTTTCCTTTTCACTAACGCTTTTTCTAGTTCATCTATCGTAACTGTAGATGCTCCCAGTTTTTCGACTACAACTCCTGCACCTGCATTGGAAATTAAAGTAGATTCTAACTCTGACATTCCTGCGGTTCTAAAAGCGGAATAGAGGCTAATTACAGTATCCCCTGCACCGGTAACATCATATACTTCTTTTGCTACAGTAGGGATATGATAGATTTTTTTTAATTTTGAACTGTAAAGAGTCATTCCTTTTTCTCCGCGGGTAATCATCATTGATTCCGTTCCAAGTTTTTGAGAAATTTCGATAGCCGCTTTTGCTACTTCTTCATCTGTGATTAATTTTCGTCCAAGTGCGCCGCCTGCTTCGTGGTGGTTCGGTGTCATGATGGAAATTCCTTTGTACAAAAAGAAATGTCTCACTTGAGGATCAACGGCGATAAACCGCTTCTTTTTTTTAGCTAGTGTTATTAAATCTACGATTAATTTTTCGTTGAAATATCCTTTGTCATAATCGGATAGAATAACTCCATCACATTCGTTTAAAGACTTTGCATAATTTTCTAAAATATATTTTTGTTCTTTTGCCGTAAGTTCGATTACTTTTTCTCTGTCTATTCTACAGATTTGTTGGTGAGATGCGATTACCCTCGTTTTTAAAATTGTTGGGATTTCTGAGGATTCTGTTAAATGTAAGTCGTGAATTCCAAGTCCTTCTTCATGTAAAAGAGATTTCAACTTTTCGGCTTTTAAATCCTTTCCACATTTCGCGTAAAATTGGGATTTTACTCCAATAGAACTAAGATTTTTTATCACGTTACCTGCACCGCCTAACGTAATTTTGTCTTCTTTAACTAATACTACAGGAACTGGAGCTTCCGGCGAAATGCGGTTAACCTCTCCGAAGAGGTATTCATCTAGAACTGCATCACCTACGACTAGAATTTTTATTTTGGATAATTTTTCGGTAAATTTGAAAAAGTTTTTTTGAGCTATTTTCATAAATCTAGTTTGATATGATAGAAAAGGAAATCTACTGCAAACGAATTTTTTTGTTGAATATAA
Coding sequences within it:
- a CDS encoding TonB-dependent receptor plug domain-containing protein — encoded protein: MSTRPFHIVISFVLLILSGNLYSQNDIQNPETSRKSSEKNKDIPKTDNIDLPQSVETKKENNEINNISNEEDFFKMEESISAPSRTREVTASRIKERIMEAPASMMIITEDDIKKRGYTSIDEIFYDLPGFDVSFANGAQYTTIYQRGYRTPFTQRILFMINGIVDNHLYMQSADFSRQYPLTNIKRIEVVYGPASAVYGPNAFQGVVNIITKDGKDQNKPVDGKVSLQVGQNNTYSIDGSANVRNGDFYASASGRGFRSDEPDMSKRSGFNNSYWTGNTDVWGPILFQKGSDGKSLGTYRDPSRDYGGLASVGYKGWKVGTIFWDRYEGYGVQYPGEHTQTNTFWKINSKQLYVEQTEQWSEKFKTYSLLLYRESDTWGHWAEAYPDSPPKDKNSFISYTSWNSLNSSVLTYQNFEYKATSYLQILGGLKYEGKRLTKNYDIPGYYNAFSTYPELNNSKYFPNGFGVGYSTDLYYLRPPDPKKQMPESNRINTVDTGSFLVSIIDIGKFRFSPGVRYDKNSLYGQSINPRITAIYHFSNKTTFKLLYGEAFNEPAPILLFGGWNGRASNPNMKPEKERSHEVIAMHQAGRFFHETSLYYSRYENVIKEEAENAGKRKIYGMEYKIRAKFKNFISESTPIEAYLFYTYTESQSSIYYDHSAGKWKEGDTALGRYESLNTTLSAQIPRTESYKTLGDIARHKVQLGFNLPIGERYNWNLRGIYTGPKTLYMRNALRDEGKTISPQFVLNTAFIVDFKLYGFLTLKILNLLNHSYNHPGIEGADGGDNYYKRALGFRNSLLPQPGRYIQISWTLEF
- a CDS encoding SH3 domain-containing protein, which encodes MITLIFGKTIHSKMAQMTTIALNFTIYFAFIFTLTLTAKENGVCYIWSEGDSQGLIECKSSSLEDCSKGNKSITKNDTAFQNYTGKLFRNEQGQSIHEFKTGSADICDKEFIKEARESELTMCDNWGKAVYSTGLKVGDNAFVYGKSVNVRESANNKSKKLFSSSDRTKVKILEKSAKEDKIDKLYSAYWFKVSIDGKTGWIYGQFLHPNPMSKTEFIE
- the rfaE2 gene encoding D-glycero-beta-D-manno-heptose 1-phosphate adenylyltransferase codes for the protein MILETIQRKIISFSNVLDFKNTLSAKPIVFTNGCFDILHLGHLTYLSQARELGNFLWVGINSDLSVKKLKGEHRPINSEEDRAILLASLVFVDAVTIFSENTPVSILEIMKPDVHVKGGDYIAEEMPEYNTIISYGGVVKILPFVAGKSSTSIINKIKG
- the rfaE1 gene encoding D-glycero-beta-D-manno-heptose-7-phosphate kinase is translated as MKIAQKNFFKFTEKLSKIKILVVGDAVLDEYLFGEVNRISPEAPVPVVLVKEDKITLGGAGNVIKNLSSIGVKSQFYAKCGKDLKAEKLKSLLHEEGLGIHDLHLTESSEIPTILKTRVIASHQQICRIDREKVIELTAKEQKYILENYAKSLNECDGVILSDYDKGYFNEKLIVDLITLAKKKKRFIAVDPQVRHFFLYKGISIMTPNHHEAGGALGRKLITDEEVAKAAIEISQKLGTESMMITRGEKGMTLYSSKLKKIYHIPTVAKEVYDVTGAGDTVISLYSAFRTAGMSELESTLISNAGAGVVVEKLGASTVTIDELEKALVKRKLLE